The Biomphalaria glabrata chromosome 1, xgBioGlab47.1, whole genome shotgun sequence sequence aaaatttaataaaatactcagaaagacacaaagatgaaggcacattccttgttccatatgctaggactaatttgtacaaatactccttcttccctagtgctattagagcatggaatgggttgcctgagctagccaggaaaaccagtgacttggcagaatgtaggtcattggttaatatgaatgattaaatgcataacgcgtaggacgtaatcatcttattttttggagtaacgtctgtattatataagaagctaagataagataatcaatTGAAAAGTATTTCTACTTCATTTCGGTGCAAAATTAAAAGGAACATGAATATTTGTTAGGTCGGCatgattttatttagaaaacaaaaacattattacCGCATCTTAACTTTTATAAATTACGAACAGCTTTAACTGCAATGTATGttaaaattatagatttttttgtgtacatttagtttgcagtattaattatttcaatttgttttctaGACATTTATATGTGACCTACTTAATATGTTTAGCATTTAACATGACTATAGGTTCCACACTAAATGGCACTATGTACCAAGATTGAAGAAAAAATGacaaattttaaatgatttaaagatttcgaactattaaaaaatgatttcaaaatgACGCTCATGGCGAATTGAATATTATTAGATCTCCAATGGTCTACAACTATATCCATATCCACAGTGTATACATGATCTATATAACACTGTGTATTTGCACACTCTACTAAATAAATCATTGATTGAAATAATTGtagtaataaatattattagttatagatttttttttcttttacaaataattgtaaacctcctagatttatttatttgtgacaCCCCACActggtccaatagactaagtgTACGTATTGttgacacttttaaaaaaaagtgttttataaatttaaaaacttgaTTAGTTCTTAATTATTTCCCCTATTTTTTTAGCGATTATGAGAGATTTTAAATTacgttgaccaaaaaaaaaagttatttggaAGATGACTtctgccaactaaataatacacattTCTTAGTTTTGCAAGCAAAAGAgcttagaaatttgattcttcagtgctgaaaataaaaaaaaaaacaacaacatataagcaaaaaaaaatgattgtatgattttaaaaataatttgataatCAATACTGACGTCTGCTGCACACCGGATTCACCAGAAAAAAGgatgctatttatagattagtCTCCATGAATCAAATTCTCTAATTTAACAGTGTTGAAGTtataactttgaaaactaatgaataaaacaaatatgctaGCGTATAAGGTCTATTAAAATTGTTAACActattcatttcatttcctTCAAACATAGGTGATGCCATGGAAGATCAAGATAGACTGCTTTCATTATCTTCATTCCTATAAAGCCCTGAGCCTGAACGATCTCGTAAGACTGAGTTTAGAGCACACCTCCACCTGTCAGATAAAAGATGTAATTCAGGATTTCAATTCAAACTACTCCACTTGCGGCGCTCTGAACAGCTGGTTTTATTCGGTTATTAATCAGTGCAATGTGACCAGTCAGTGGACAACGTACGAGCCAGATATAGAAAAGTTATGCTCCCAGTTCACTGGACAAAGTTTTAAagttaagaaacaaaatatgtacTTCGCTAATGTATTCTGTGCGATATGCAATTCGGAACAATATACTTCTCTCAAGAATAATTGCTGGTCTGTCACGGACAATTCTTCGCTATCCAATGATAGCGAGTCCTATCAACCTGGTTTTGTTATGATCCCGCCGTTCACAATATTACTAAACTTCCATCAAGAGTCGCGGTTAGCTGTACTTTTTAAAGCAGCTGTGCAGAGTTGTTTAAGGGATGAGTGGTCTGGACCGGGCAATCAATGCTTCCAGATGAAGTGTGCTGATGGTAAGCTGCTGAAAAGGGGAAAATGTGTAACAGCCCTGAAAGAGATTCGTGGATTGGGGTATCAAACTAGATTGGAATATACAATCAATAAAACTGAAGTTAGCATGCAAGTATCTGGTGTTCATTACAAGATATTGTCTCACTTAAACATTAGTCTATCTGAATGGTTTGACAGAACTCTGTTTGAAATTTTTGAAGAGTTATCTTTCAGATTTAGCATGAAATCCTTTGGTCTTAGCAATGATAGCAGGGATAGTTCTTTGGATGTTCAGAATGAGAAATACGTCATTTATCCCGTACTTTTGACCATAGATGTCTACATCATTTCACCAAAAGACATTCTGAGAGATGACGTGGAGAGAACGCTGGCGgagaaattatttcaaaacaatatCACACTTTTAGTAGGCGACACTATACTGACTCTGGAATACTATAAAAATCCTCAACAAGAGCCAAATAGTTTGAGCTGCAATGAAACTATCGACGATTGTACTAACGAGATTTATATACCTGGACCATTTCCAACAAATGAAATGTGGTACAGCAAGCAAGACTTTCTTTGGCTAAACAAGCTCTTGACCTGCCCCTTTGTTCATTTCAACAAATCTAGAGTTCACGTGGAGGGGTTTGGGTTTGCGAATGCATCATTAAAATTCgttataaaaattgatttagaagATGCAGTGTTTGTCTTTAAGGAAAAGGACGAGCTCAAGAAGTTATCAGTGGAAGAAGATGGTGCTGTCAATGTTTGTGTGGACCTTCTGGACTCTAAACTTGAAGAGTTACAAGAGAAACTGCAAGCTGCTGAAGCAAGTGAATCTTTTCTATCTCTGTATGTCATCACGGTCATATGTCTCGGTGTGTCAATGGTGTGTCTCCTGATGACTGTAGTTACCTACATCAGCTTCAGGACACTCCGAAGTGTGGCTGGTATACACACTATGATTCTATCTGCCACGCTTCTTTTAGCTCAGGCTTTGCTGCTGACAATCTCTCACGTTCAAGCTCCAAGTATCATCTGTACAGTTCTTGGTGTTAGTACTCACTTCATGTGGCTCTGTATGTTTGCCTGGAGTTTTATCTGCTGCTTTCACATGTATACAATCTTTACTGCCAAAGTTAGAACTACCTGCAACACTAGTGACTCCCGCAAGCATCTAATCGTTAGGGTTCTATGTAGTTTTCTTTTACCAGCTGTAATAGTATCCATTGTAATACTTGTAGATTATTTCACTTCTGATGGCCAAAGAATGGGCTATGGAACTAGAACTTGCTATTTAAACTCTAAGGAACTCATTCTCTGCTCTGTGGCTGCTCCACTTGGTGCTGTGTTACTCAGCAATgttttcttctttgtttcttcAGTGCTGGAAATTTACAAAGTCAAAAAACTTCAAAGTCCAGACATGTTTAAGAAAAGTGACCGCAGTAACCTTTACATTTACATGAAACTTTCTACAATGACTGGAGTGTTCTGGCTACTGTCTCTCCTGGCCGAAGGATTGGACAATAATGTGTTGCGTTACATCTCTGTGGTAATGAATGGGTTACAAGGGATGTTTATATTCATGTCTTACGTCTGCAACAAAAGAGTTTGGACATTGTACAAGGAAATTTGGTCTCTGCGTCAACTGCTAGATCGCTCAGAGAAAGGAACTTTAAGTCAGCTAGCATCAGAAGTACAAGTACAGAGAAAGGAACTTTAAATTAATTAGCGTCATACGTACAAGTACAAGAAAGGAACTTTAAGTCAATTAGCAACATATTACAACTACAGAGAAAGGAACCTTAAGTTAGTTAG is a genomic window containing:
- the LOC106067361 gene encoding uncharacterized protein LOC106067361 translates to MAIKISARFFRSFDVLTLICFKFVIADEHFNYEFQWNKNISHIDYFLNLCPHVCYQEERITLVNFERCSDIDCFPCDCQKPRCLVYGTCCPEVKSLPWNDGNSDSKTVDLSSLLLPREGELTNKLTKLTCSGYDERMYTFLLLRSCPDDYSDLRVRQLCEEDLLGQDLEYDKNLMDVLTKVSDPVTGVTYYNRYCAECNNATNVMPWKIKIDCFHYLHSYKALSLNDLVRLSLEHTSTCQIKDVIQDFNSNYSTCGALNSWFYSVINQCNVTSQWTTYEPDIEKLCSQFTGQSFKVKKQNMYFANVFCAICNSEQYTSLKNNCWSVTDNSSLSNDSESYQPGFVMIPPFTILLNFHQESRLAVLFKAAVQSCLRDEWSGPGNQCFQMKCADGKLLKRGKCVTALKEIRGLGYQTRLEYTINKTEVSMQVSGVHYKILSHLNISLSEWFDRTLFEIFEELSFRFSMKSFGLSNDSRDSSLDVQNEKYVIYPVLLTIDVYIISPKDILRDDVERTLAEKLFQNNITLLVGDTILTLEYYKNPQQEPNSLSCNETIDDCTNEIYIPGPFPTNEMWYSKQDFLWLNKLLTCPFVHFNKSRVHVEGFGFANASLKFVIKIDLEDAVFVFKEKDELKKLSVEEDGAVNVCVDLLDSKLEELQEKLQAAEASESFLSLYVITVICLGVSMVCLLMTVVTYISFRTLRSVAGIHTMILSATLLLAQALLLTISHVQAPSIICTVLGVSTHFMWLCMFAWSFICCFHMYTIFTAKVRTTCNTSDSRKHLIVRVLCSFLLPAVIVSIVILVDYFTSDGQRMGYGTRTCYLNSKELILCSVAAPLGAVLLSNVFFFVSSVLEIYKVKKLQSPDMFKKSDRSNLYIYMKLSTMTGVFWLLSLLAEGLDNNVLRYISVVMNGLQGMFIFMSYVCNKRVWTLYKEIWSLRQLLDRSEKGTLSQLASEVQVQRKEL